One stretch of Natronobacterium gregoryi SP2 DNA includes these proteins:
- a CDS encoding nucleoside phosphorylase, translating to MTGDSEDPNADVQYHLEVGPEDVADTVLLPGNPERLEKIVTHWADHEVRAHHREYRTATGTYEGTPISVTSTGIGSPSAAIAVEELARVGCDTFIRVGSCGALQSEMDVGDLVITTGGVRQEGTSDEYVREDYPATADHEVVSALIAAAERLGYDYHTGVTMSADSFYAGQGRPGYDGFEAAGSEELVDQLRDANVKNIEMEASAIMTLANLYGLRAGAVCSVYANRETGEFRTEGESRAAETATLATHLLAKMDDVKREAGVDCWHAGLSLEDV from the coding sequence ATGACCGGCGACAGCGAAGACCCAAACGCGGACGTACAGTACCACCTCGAGGTCGGCCCCGAAGACGTCGCAGACACCGTTCTCCTGCCGGGCAACCCGGAACGCCTCGAGAAGATCGTCACTCACTGGGCCGACCACGAGGTCCGTGCCCACCATCGCGAGTACCGGACGGCGACGGGCACGTACGAGGGGACGCCGATCTCGGTGACTTCGACCGGCATCGGGAGTCCCTCGGCCGCCATCGCCGTCGAGGAACTGGCGCGCGTGGGCTGTGACACGTTCATCCGGGTGGGTTCCTGTGGTGCGCTCCAGTCCGAGATGGACGTCGGCGATCTCGTGATCACGACCGGGGGCGTCCGCCAGGAGGGGACCAGCGACGAGTACGTCCGGGAGGACTATCCCGCGACCGCAGACCACGAAGTCGTCAGTGCACTCATCGCGGCGGCCGAACGGCTGGGGTACGACTACCACACTGGCGTCACGATGAGTGCCGACTCCTTCTACGCCGGCCAGGGTCGCCCCGGCTACGACGGGTTCGAGGCCGCCGGCTCCGAGGAACTCGTCGACCAGCTCAGGGACGCGAACGTCAAGAACATCGAAATGGAAGCAAGCGCCATCATGACGCTGGCGAATCTCTACGGCCTGCGGGCCGGTGCGGTCTGTTCCGTCTACGCGAACCGCGAAACCGGCGAGTTCAGAACCGAAGGCGAATCGCGTGCTGCCGAGACGGCGACGCTCGCGACCCACCTGCTTGCGAAGATGGACGACGTCAAACGCGAGGCCGGCGTCGACTGCTGGCACGCTGGCCTCTCGCTCGAGGATGTCTGA
- the cdd gene encoding cytidine deaminase, whose amino-acid sequence MGPNPTSGSTPRATTSTRWSQTHARSSRRRSPTRRNVGAFFHDSSVPAPMSVSELLERAREIQSSAHVPYSEYRVGAALETTDGAVFVGCNLENANFSNSLHAEEVAIAEAVKNGHRDFDRIAVSSSRRDGVTPCGMCRQTLAEFCADDLVIVCDEGDEQPTEYTLGELLPNTISEATLE is encoded by the coding sequence GTGGGACCGAACCCTACGTCCGGATCTACGCCGAGAGCGACGACGTCGACGCGCTGGTCGCAGACGCACGCGAGGTCGTCGCGTCGGCGGTCGCCGACACGTCGTAACGTCGGTGCTTTCTTCCACGACTCGAGCGTACCAGCCCCTATGTCCGTTTCCGAACTCCTCGAGCGCGCCCGTGAGATCCAGTCGTCCGCACACGTCCCTTACTCCGAGTACCGCGTCGGTGCCGCCCTCGAGACGACAGATGGTGCGGTCTTCGTCGGCTGCAATCTCGAGAACGCGAACTTTAGCAACAGCCTCCACGCCGAGGAGGTAGCCATCGCCGAGGCGGTCAAGAACGGCCATCGCGACTTCGACCGGATCGCCGTCAGCTCGAGTCGCCGGGACGGCGTCACCCCCTGCGGAATGTGTCGCCAGACGCTCGCGGAGTTCTGCGCCGACGACCTCGTGATCGTCTGCGACGAGGGAGACGAACAGCCGACCGAGTACACGCTCGGGGAACTGCTACCGAACACGATCTCGGAAGCGACGCTCGAGTAG